A segment of the Pseudoalteromonas sp. DL-6 genome:
GATATTCCTATTTTATGGGTTGCAGCGCCGCTCACGGGCTTAATTGTGCAACCAATTATTGGTTATTGGAGTGATAAAACTTGGGGCAAATTAGGCCGCCGTCGTCCTTTCTTTTTATACGGCGCTATATTAACCACGTTATCGCTTTTTATTATGCCAAATTCTTCCACGCTTTGGATTGCTGCGGGTATGCTGTGGATTATGGATGCCTCAATTAACGTTACCATGGAACCGTTTCGTGCATTAGTAGGCGACAACTTGCCAAACAAGCAGCGCGCCACAGGCTATGCCATGCAAAGCTTTTTTATAGGTGTGGGAGCGGTGGTTGCATCAGCACTGCCTTGGATGATGACCAACTGGTTTGATATTGCTAATACCGCACCGATTGGTCAAATTCCTGACTCTGTAAAGTATTCGTTTTACTTTGGTGGGGTTATTTTATTTATTGCAGTTGGCTGGACTATTGTCACCACAAAAGAGTACTCACCTGAGCAGCTCGCACAATTTAATCAACAAGAATCACAAACAACACAAACCAATATTACTAATAGCGTTAATTTTACCAAAGGCGGCGTTATTTTTAGCGGCTTAGGTTTGCTTGTTTTAGCCACAGTATTAGGGCTGGATCTGGAAAAAGAACTTTACTTGCTGGCTGCTGGGTTAGTTAGTTTTGGTGTTATTCAATTTATTGCAGCGGCATTAAAAGCTAAACAGCACACTAGCGGCGGTTTTTATAATGTAGTGAATGATGTATTTACTATGCCTGAGGCGATGAAGCAATTGGCATGGGTACAATTTTTTAGTTGGTTTGCGTTATTTGCTATGTGGATTTATAGCACCTCAGCGGTTACTAGCTTTCATTACGGTAGTACCGACACCAGCTCGTTAGCGTACAACAACGGTGCAGATTGGGTGGGTATATTATTCGCTGCATACAACGGCTTTGCCGCGATTGCTGCTTTATGTATCCCGATCATCGTTAAACGCGTGGGATTAAAAGTAGCACATGCACTTAACCTTATTTTAGGTGCGTTGGGCCTAGCGAGCTTTATGTTTATAAAAGATCCCAGTTTACTTATTTGGCCAATGATAGGCGTAGGTTTTGCGTGGGCGTCTATTTTATCACTGCCTTATGCAATGTTAAGTACTTCGGTACCGAGTCATAAAATGGGTGTTTACATGGGTATTTTCAACTTTTTCATTGTGATCCCACAATTATTAGCCGCCAGTGTGCTGGGGTTAATATTACGCCACTTTTTTGAAAACCAACCTATTTACGCATTAGTACTGGGCGCTGTGTCGTTTGTACTTGCAGCGGTTGCGGTATTGCGTGTTAAGCACACTCAGTAACGTAACGAGTAAACTGAAATTAATTAAGGCTTTAAAATGAAAAAATTAAATACAATTACCACCAGTTTATTAATGCTTGGTTTAACAGCTTGTGGCGCGCAGCAAGAGCCATCAAACAGCGCTGTAATGCAGGTATCGTCACCAGGTGCCCCTGGGGCAGAGCCATTTTGGGCTTATGCAGGTAAAACTGGTATTGGCACATCTTTTGAGCAATATCAAAATGGCCATTACAGTGATGAGGCCCCCACAGGAGCGGTTTCAAAAGTATGGTTTTCAATTGCCAAAGGGATGATCACCGAAACGATGTTTGGGCTTATTCATCAAGCGCAAATTAAAGACATGCAATTTGTGGTAGTAGGAAAGGATTTTACAGTTACCGAAGCTGATGACTTAGACGTTACCATTGACTACTTATACAAAGACGATAAAGGCCGCCCGTTATCATTAGCTTACAAAGTAGTAAGCAAAGATAAACAAGGCCGCTTTAGCCTCGAAAAACACATATTTACCGATCCTGATGGGCAAAGCTTATTTGTACGCAGTATTTTTAATACCCAGCTTGAAGGCGTTAAGGCCTACGTAAGCGTTAACCCGTATGTTGATAATAACGGCCTTGATGATTTTGCTAAAACTACAGAACAAGGGCTGCTGGCATGGCAAGACAACAGCTACCTTTCATTACAAGGTGCGCAGCCATTTAAACAAACGAGTGTTGGTTTTACAGGTGTAAGCGATGGTTTAAGCCAGCTTAAAACAACTCAGCAGCTTACACAGGTTTATAAAAATACCGGTGAACAATCGGGTAATGTTAGCCTACTTGCAGAGCTGGGTGAAATTGGTGAAAACAGCCAGTTCGATTTAACCCTAAGCTTTGGTAATAGCGAACAAATCAGTTTTAAACAAGGCCAAGCTACGTTAGCCAAAGGTTACCAAGCGGTGCTTGATAATTACAACGGTAAAGGCGAAGCGCTTGGTTGGCAAGACTACCTACAAAGCCTTGCACCGCTAAATAACATGATCGAACAAACCGTAGATAACGGCAAGTTACTTTACACCAGTGCCATGGTACTTAAAGCGCAAGAAGATAAAACTCATGCAGGTGCGCTTATTGCCTCACTATCTAACCCATGGGGCGAAACCGTATCGGCTAAAACAGGCTCTACTGGTTACAAAGCGGTATGGGTGCGCGACTTTTATCAAGTTGCCATGGCGTTTATGGCCATGGGCGATAATGCGACCGCTAAAACCGCATTCGAATACCTTGAAAAAGTTCAAGTAAACAGCAAAACCCCAGGCAATAA
Coding sequences within it:
- a CDS encoding glycoside hydrolase family 15 protein, which encodes MKKLNTITTSLLMLGLTACGAQQEPSNSAVMQVSSPGAPGAEPFWAYAGKTGIGTSFEQYQNGHYSDEAPTGAVSKVWFSIAKGMITETMFGLIHQAQIKDMQFVVVGKDFTVTEADDLDVTIDYLYKDDKGRPLSLAYKVVSKDKQGRFSLEKHIFTDPDGQSLFVRSIFNTQLEGVKAYVSVNPYVDNNGLDDFAKTTEQGLLAWQDNSYLSLQGAQPFKQTSVGFTGVSDGLSQLKTTQQLTQVYKNTGEQSGNVSLLAELGEIGENSQFDLTLSFGNSEQISFKQGQATLAKGYQAVLDNYNGKGEALGWQDYLQSLAPLNNMIEQTVDNGKLLYTSAMVLKAQEDKTHAGALIASLSNPWGETVSAKTGSTGYKAVWVRDFYQVAMAFMAMGDNATAKTAFEYLEKVQVNSKTPGNKGDTGWFLQKTHVDGELEWVGVQLDQTAMPLMLAWKLHQAGVLSDAELSDWYSRMLKPAADFLVEGGRANILWNDTQITPPATQQERWEEQEGYSPSTTAGVVTGLITAADIAKLAGDEANATRYLNTAKRYNNDIEKLMFTTAGNLESSASDGEYFIRIGQDKDANSNTKINANNGREGFNKKQILDGGFLELVRYGVRDALSPSIVKTLPEYDDETLTDNLQVKYSFEFTDGSGTFAGYRRYGNDGYGEDEVTGANYAQGGKNSSGQRGRVWPFFTGERGHYEIAAANANNSLDATKQQAIKNSYVKGLEQFANQGMMLPEQVWDGVGINKAGYTLGEGTNSATPLAWTHAEYVKLVRSLSDKQVWDHYPVVTKALK
- a CDS encoding MFS transporter, with product MNYNNKPTLSFWQIWNMCFGFLGIQFGFALQNGNVSRIFQTLGANVDDIPILWVAAPLTGLIVQPIIGYWSDKTWGKLGRRRPFFLYGAILTTLSLFIMPNSSTLWIAAGMLWIMDASINVTMEPFRALVGDNLPNKQRATGYAMQSFFIGVGAVVASALPWMMTNWFDIANTAPIGQIPDSVKYSFYFGGVILFIAVGWTIVTTKEYSPEQLAQFNQQESQTTQTNITNSVNFTKGGVIFSGLGLLVLATVLGLDLEKELYLLAAGLVSFGVIQFIAAALKAKQHTSGGFYNVVNDVFTMPEAMKQLAWVQFFSWFALFAMWIYSTSAVTSFHYGSTDTSSLAYNNGADWVGILFAAYNGFAAIAALCIPIIVKRVGLKVAHALNLILGALGLASFMFIKDPSLLIWPMIGVGFAWASILSLPYAMLSTSVPSHKMGVYMGIFNFFIVIPQLLAASVLGLILRHFFENQPIYALVLGAVSFVLAAVAVLRVKHTQ